In Schizosaccharomyces osmophilus chromosome 1, complete sequence, the genomic window CAACGACTAAAATCCATGAACATTTTTACCAGTCCAGGGTTCCATTTGCCTCTCTCAAAGGAGTGGTTGCACTCGCAAAGATCAGCCACTAAGCTACCACCGGTaatttgaatgaattaAGTGAAGTTCTGTTTCTAACCTCTTATTTAGCGCCAGTTTCTTCGCTGCTGTGAGATTGCTCTTACCATGAAACTGAAAAATCTGACCCTCTTGGAGAGGAAAGCACTTCGTCTCCTTATCAAGGAAAGAATATTTCGTCAAAATCTGGATGTCTTGCTACAATTAGACCGTCCTGATCGCCTTGACAAAATCCAAGGAGCCTACCAAAATCAACTTGatgaatacaaaaagaTCGCAAAAAAGCTACCAAAGTTATCCAAGCAGGAATCCAGAAAGCgacagaaaacaaaatagaaaactCGTTGACAATGAAATGCTTTAATTCTGCAAAAGTAACTTTCCAATTGTTATCCAACTTTCTTATTGCTGCTTCAATACCGCATTAATTTTCAATCTTTGATAACATTGCgattaaaaagaaacaattgatACTGGTTTAGTATTCagtttttgtaataaattAATAGCATTAGACTCTTACTAGCGGGTAATTCAATTAGTTCGTTCGTGTTTGATTTATTATAACAACCAATAAATAGACAAGAATcgtatttttttaatatatgTTTAAGATACATTTGGATGTTTTAAAGGtaatcttgtttttgttaataCAATAGCCAAACCAATCTACCACCGCCAGAACCACCTTTCTTTCCAATTCCGGCCTAAATAAAGTCGGCTgtgtaattttttttgaacgaaataaattttgagttaatttttttgctttcatttgTACAATGAGCGGAAGATTCGTGAGAGCTAGCAAATATCGTAtgtcttttatttagaGGTTGCCTGCTAACCTAGTAAGGTCATATCTTTGGACAAACATGCAAGAAAGAGCTTTGTTATGATAATATAAAGGTTTGTTGGTAACGAGGAATGTATACGAATACTGAACGTTGAATTAGCTCAGCAACAATGCTTGGGATTCTAATTTAATAAGCGCGAATCCTTTCTATTTGAGTGTCAATTGGAACTCAGGAGCCGGCGGTGCTATTGCTGTCATTCCCTTACAAAATCGAGGAAAACTCCCTGATCAAGCCAACTTATTTCGTGGTCATACTGCTGCTGTTTTGGATACCGATTGGAATCCATTCCACGACCAGGTGTTGGCATCTGGAGGTGATGACGCCAAGGTTCGTGAGTTATTGTATTATGAGCTAGTATTTACAAAGATAGATTATGCTATGGAAAGTTCCTGAAGACTACACAGTTTTGGAGCCTTACGAAGATGTGCATCCTGTTGCTCATTTAACAGGACATAGTCGGTATGTTAAGGCAAGGAATGTAGCTTAACTAAccataaaaaaagtaaggTCGGGCATATCCAGTTTCATCCTGCAGCTGCGAATGTGCTGGCGTCTTCAAGTGCTGATAAAACCATTAAATTATGGGATTGTGAGAAAGGAATTGCTCAAGTAACACTTCCCATGAATGAAATTTGTCAATCTATCTCTTTTAACGCTGATGGAAATTTGCTTGTTAGTACGGGTCGTGATAAGAAAATTCGAATTTGGGATCCTCGTACCGAAAAACCAGTTTCAGTTTCCAATGGTCATGCTGGAGCGAAGAATTCGAGAAGCGTTTGGCTTGGGAGCTTAAACCGTATTGCTACCACCGGATTTAGCAAAATGAGTGATCGACAACTCGCTCTGTGGGATCCTGCTAATATGTCTGAACCAATTGGAGGTTTCAATACTTTAGACTCTGGTTCAGGTATTTTAATGCCTTTTTGGGATGATGGTACGAATGTTATTTACCTTGCCGGAAAAGGTGACGGTAACATACGTTATTACGAACTTGAAAACGATGTTTTTCATTATCTTTCTGAATTTAAATCTGTTGATCCCCAACGTGGTATGGCTTTTGTTCCAAAAAGAGGCGTAAACGCTGCCGAAAACGAGGTTATGCGTGCCTATAAATCTGTTAACGATACGATCATCGAACCTATTAGTTTCATCGTTCCTCGACGCTCTGAAGCTTATCAGAGCGACATTTATCCTCCTGCTCCTTCCGGAAAACCAAGCTTATCTGCGGATGAATGGTTCTCTGGCAAGGATGCTCCAGTTGATAGAATGGACATGTCTTTACTTTATGAGACTAAAGGTCCAGTATCTAAAATAACAACCGTTAAGGTTCCTACGCAAGAGGTTCAGAAAGATGCTGATAAGACACCTATTTCTGTAAAGCCTTCtaagaaagaagaaccaGCTAGGGCTTCGCCTGCACAAGAGAAAGCTCCAGaaaatttttcatcaaacaagaaagaagaaaaggagctttctaaagaggaaaagaaagatccTGGAGAGAAGAAATCTTTAGAGAAGGAGACGCAGAAgaaattagaaaataaGGTTTTGCCAGAGCAGGCCACAAAgtcagaaaagaaagacacTGAACGAGAAGCTCCTGCTTCTGCTCATGCGAAGCccttggaaaaaaagaaggatgtGGTTGAAAATGGTATCAATGAGGCTTTAATTAAGCGTGAAAAAGAGTTATCTGTATCTCGGATGCCTACAATTTCTTCCCCTGACCAAGATGATAATCTTGTTCAAAAGTTAGATACTATTGAGAAACGATACAAGGAAGAAATGTCTGTTCGAGACTGGAAAATTGCTCAGTTAGAGGAGAGGGTGACGAAACTCTCTGAGGCTATAGAAAAGCACTTTTCCCTTTAAGgtttatcattttctttcttaatTAATTGATAAATCTTTTAAATTCAAAGATTAATTTACTAATTATATATgtgttttgaatttctcCTGAGTCACCACCACCATCACAAAACACAGGACCACATGTTCCATATCCACTTTGAAAATGCCTTCCGGTATGCGAACATATGGCACTCGCCGACGTTATGTGAGTAAAGATAATGCCATATGGGCCTCTTTGGACGAATTACCTCAAGCATTACACATGATTGACACTAATGTAACAAACAACGAATTTAATAAGCATACCTCGTCTTTTTCGcttgaaattgataaaaAGTCTTCGGGCGCTAAAAGGAGTGAAGATAAATCAGTTAAATCATTACCTAAGGCTGTTGATAAAACAGATGGAAGACATTCAAAGAGTAATTTGCATTTGGTGCCCACGATTGTTGTTCCAAGTCATGGTAGGAatataaatgaaacaaaagataaCAGTGCTCTGAATACTTCTACTTCTGAACCGAAGTCGACTTCGGATACAAATACACGGcttcaagaaaattctCACAAAATGCCAACCCAGCTTGCATTCCTACTAGGTTTAGTGGATCAAGAAATGCCggtttcttttaaagattATATTAAATCGTTCAAATCTCCTATATACAAAATCGGGGAAGCTAGCTATAGTGAGGTCTTCAAAGTAGAGAAGGATGAGCcaattgttttgaaaattatgccttttggaaaaaaaaatcagaTTCGCTGTTCAGACATCATAAACGAGCTAAAAATTACTAAAAAGCTTAGTAAACTTGAAGGTTATGTAAATCTTCGACGTGCAATTATTGTCAAAGGAACATATCCATCAATTTTAATCGAAGAATGGGACAAATACGATTTGCAGAAAGAATCTGAGAATGAACGACCAAACCGGTATCATTCATCTCAGCTGTATTGTATACTATGCTTAAATCATAGTGGTACAGACTTGGAGCATGTGGAACTGTCTAATTGGTTTGAAGCTTGGTTgatttttaataaaacaatgaaGGTTCTTGCAATTGGCgaaagaaattttgaatttgaacaTAGAGATATGCATTGGGGGAATATATTAATAAAGAGACGAGACGATGAGGACCTCTCATATTTATTGGATGAAGTGTCCTTTGATGAATTCGATTCTTCTAATACTTCATTGACAGTGCCAGAACGAAGCTCTACTGCTGATTCACTTGACATTACCTTAATTGATTTTACATTGGCTCGAATGCGACATACAGGTTCGTCATCTCCtatatttaatgaatttgatGACCCTGATTTATTTAATGGACGAGGTACGTACGATATTTTTAATCGGAATAGTGAAACTAATCCATTTTCATAATAGATGACTATCAATTTGATATTTACAGACTGATGGCCAAAGTTACTAAAGGGCATTGGGATGAAtactttccaaaaactaACATTCTCTGGTTACATTATTTATTACATCAAATTCTGTATAGGAAAACCATCCCTAAACCTCGCGATCATCATGAGCAACAGTTGATGGAACGTCTTAAAAAACTGTTTAAGTTATTAGAACCGCTCCAGCGTTCCCGAAGAGGGTCGTGTCCTCTCCAGAACTGTGCGTTTTCTTCCGCCACTTCTCTTGATGAATGGGTCAGTCAGCGGTTTGATGAGTGAACCTATGAGTTGTATCGTTCTCattgttcttctttatgGAATATTTCTGTGCATTGCTTATTTAATTATGGTTCTATTGAAACCTAACTTTTTTGAGACTTTCCTTTcgaaaaatacaaaatttttttggtgtttaattcatgtttttctaattatatattttatattcatatatatttacCTGCAGTTTCCATTGTAACTTACTCATAAGATATATTCATCCTAAAGCGTACGTGCCTGCCCGCCGAGCCTTCTAGATGAACTCTACTTAAAAGTTGACATTCTAATAACTGtcaaaaatgaatccattttttggaagaactTCAGGATTAATGATAGCGCTGACTTTGGGGGTTTGTTCTTCTGTATgtaattcaataaaaatcaCTTACGGTTATTCGAGATGAATTCATGGCTTTGGTTGAACATTGCt contains:
- the hrk1 gene encoding haspin related kinase Hrk1 gives rise to the protein MPSGMRTYGTRRRYVSKDNAIWASLDELPQALHMIDTNVTNNEFNKHTSSFSLEIDKKSSGAKRSEDKSVKSLPKAVDKTDGRHSKSNLHLVPTIVVPSHGRNINETKDNSALNTSTSEPKSTSDTNTRLQENSHKMPTQLAFLLGLVDQEMPVSFKDYIKSFKSPIYKIGEASYSEVFKVEKDEPIVLKIMPFGKKNQIRCSDIINELKITKKLSKLEGYVNLRRAIIVKGTYPSILIEEWDKYDLQKESENERPNRYHSSQLYCILCLNHSGTDLEHVELSNWFEAWLIFNKTMKVLAIGERNFEFEHRDMHWGNILIKRRDDEDLSYLLDEVSFDEFDSSNTSLTVPERSSTADSLDITLIDFTLARMRHTGSSSPIFNEFDDPDLFNGRDDYQFDIYRLMAKVTKGHWDEYFPKTNILWLHYLLHQILYRKTIPKPRDHHEQQLMERLKKLFKLLEPLQRSRRGSCPLQNCAFSSATSLDEWVSQRFDE
- the crn1 gene encoding actin binding protein, coronin Crn1, producing the protein MSGRFVRASKYRHIFGQTCKKELCYDNIKLSNNAWDSNLISANPFYLSVNWNSGAGGAIAVIPLQNRGKLPDQANLFRGHTAAVLDTDWNPFHDQVLASGGDDAKIMLWKVPEDYTVLEPYEDVHPVAHLTGHSRKVGHIQFHPAAANVLASSSADKTIKLWDCEKGIAQVTLPMNEICQSISFNADGNLLVSTGRDKKIRIWDPRTEKPVSVSNGHAGAKNSRSVWLGSLNRIATTGFSKMSDRQLALWDPANMSEPIGGFNTLDSGSGILMPFWDDGTNVIYLAGKGDGNIRYYELENDVFHYLSEFKSVDPQRGMAFVPKRGVNAAENEVMRAYKSVNDTIIEPISFIVPRRSEAYQSDIYPPAPSGKPSLSADEWFSGKDAPVDRMDMSLLYETKGPVSKITTVKVPTQEVQKDADKTPISVKPSKKEEPARASPAQEKAPENFSSNKKEEKELSKEEKKDPGEKKSLEKETQKKLENKVLPEQATKSEKKDTEREAPASAHAKPLEKKKDVVENGINEALIKREKELSVSRMPTISSPDQDDNLVQKLDTIEKRYKEEMSVRDWKIAQLEERVTKLSEAIEKHFSL